The Streptomyces sp. NBC_01454 genome includes a window with the following:
- a CDS encoding phytoene/squalene synthase family protein — MPTWKNTLRAAGIHRPDLCDDYTEQRGLVKEFAKKEYLAVRLLLPSELHPPVLTAVAYMHATDERIDTGAVSDRKHALTEWNAATIAATDGPHPSAIATLRTLADAVQRHPGLRQRIDTFLRGAHLEVDYTGFATEQDLQAYVQGYSLPAFMLMAGFMTPTHTGGDQASFEAACRALIESMQRVDFLDDLAEDAAGGVIGIPHQDLARHQLTVADIAPSANDAVRRSLTALAHEQADLAQEQLHAAAQLPQLVEPAVRPFVTALWQLQNLKLAAVRNKGGNLVDGGAEAPMPAVLKILASQYRAARRPRA, encoded by the coding sequence ATGCCCACCTGGAAGAACACCCTGCGCGCAGCCGGCATCCACCGGCCCGACCTGTGCGACGACTACACCGAACAACGCGGCCTTGTGAAGGAGTTCGCCAAGAAGGAGTACCTGGCCGTCCGCCTCTTGCTGCCCTCCGAACTGCACCCCCCGGTGCTCACTGCGGTCGCCTACATGCACGCAACCGACGAGCGCATCGACACCGGCGCTGTCAGCGACCGCAAACACGCCCTGACGGAATGGAACGCAGCCACTATCGCGGCCACCGACGGCCCCCATCCCAGCGCCATCGCGACGCTCCGGACGCTCGCGGACGCCGTTCAACGCCACCCCGGCCTGCGCCAACGCATCGACACGTTCCTCAGGGGCGCGCACCTCGAAGTCGACTACACAGGCTTCGCAACCGAGCAGGACCTGCAGGCGTACGTACAGGGCTACTCACTGCCCGCCTTCATGCTCATGGCGGGCTTCATGACCCCCACGCACACCGGCGGCGACCAGGCCTCCTTCGAAGCGGCCTGCCGCGCACTGATCGAGTCCATGCAGCGCGTCGACTTCCTCGACGACCTGGCCGAGGACGCGGCCGGCGGCGTGATCGGCATCCCGCACCAGGACCTGGCGCGCCACCAGCTCACCGTCGCCGACATCGCCCCCAGTGCGAATGACGCCGTCCGGCGCTCCCTCACGGCACTTGCACATGAGCAGGCGGACCTGGCGCAGGAACAACTGCACGCCGCAGCCCAGCTTCCGCAACTTGTCGAGCCCGCGGTACGCCCCTTTGTCACCGCGCTGTGGCAGCTGCAGAACCTGAAGCTGGCCGCGGTTCGCAACAAGGGCGGCAACCTGGTCGATGGGGGAGCGGAGGCACCGATGCCCGCCGTCTTGAAGATTCTGGCGTCCCAGTACAGGGCCGCGCGCCGCCCGCGCGCATAG
- a CDS encoding PucR family transcriptional regulator, translating into MPTLGSLPVDKPSLELTFAWPRTAAPHQATKIAGLITLPLSALLETGVPRSLPAGALILVTGAIPFRIRGRIAVAMETLLEQMALDECVGLVVSAAPGVHQPFPQAIRDMSDQIDIPLLVTTAPEECWADVHSGIQTHRLLAAERRATQLNALVQQLPAQLADQKAMQRITDWLARALDVQVLVSERERVLAASPATAAEHLAHAIIRQSVESTAPEGPSGPHTQLISLAPASGAEAVLAVARRTPFDEADLRLLRHAAKLLGLVDQARREFRAASTASSAARIAAVELLLDGEVSKARRVMRNLAPGLLDPETARVFVVETSPTRRDAAVRRCETATAGHALVVADPRQHDRILVIHPVRPGEADDIVAAELTRLVSALGADASLGGSGVYSLSLLADALHEATTAQRLALHQPDSVALSVQDTDLVSLLPPHDAQLWARTLLQPLMQTDTQWEQLRETLPTALAYPYTVAARRLDLHRNTVTRRVARAAELLNKDFAALRDRIAVGLALEVVTHRELPEPPAGLLGTEAPSLRALLDAPQIYAWAETLLSSARADRRGLLTTATAWLTFDAHLEPTARALGLSEATVRSHIRALEGYLSRDLSSLSGMRDLQFALYLVTGEPNIPAAGRELCAA; encoded by the coding sequence ATGCCGACCCTTGGCTCGTTGCCCGTCGACAAGCCGTCTCTCGAACTCACGTTCGCTTGGCCGCGGACCGCCGCGCCCCACCAGGCGACGAAGATCGCAGGGCTGATCACCCTGCCCCTGTCGGCGCTGCTGGAGACCGGCGTTCCACGCAGCCTCCCAGCGGGTGCCCTGATTCTGGTCACCGGGGCGATACCCTTCCGTATCCGGGGCCGCATCGCGGTCGCCATGGAGACGCTTCTGGAGCAGATGGCCCTCGACGAGTGTGTCGGGCTTGTCGTCAGCGCCGCGCCGGGGGTGCATCAGCCCTTCCCGCAGGCGATCCGGGACATGTCCGACCAGATCGACATCCCCCTCCTCGTCACCACCGCGCCCGAGGAATGCTGGGCGGACGTGCACTCCGGCATCCAGACGCACCGTCTCCTGGCCGCCGAGCGGCGCGCCACTCAACTCAACGCACTGGTACAGCAGTTGCCCGCCCAGCTCGCCGACCAGAAGGCGATGCAGCGCATCACGGACTGGCTTGCCCGCGCCCTCGACGTCCAGGTCCTCGTCAGCGAGCGGGAACGCGTCCTGGCCGCCTCGCCGGCCACCGCCGCCGAGCACCTCGCCCACGCGATCATCCGCCAGTCCGTGGAGAGCACCGCGCCCGAGGGGCCCTCCGGCCCCCACACCCAGCTCATCTCCCTGGCCCCGGCATCCGGGGCGGAAGCCGTCCTCGCAGTCGCCCGCAGAACGCCCTTCGATGAGGCGGACCTCCGCCTTCTACGGCACGCAGCCAAGCTCCTCGGCCTCGTCGACCAGGCACGCCGCGAGTTCCGCGCCGCGTCCACCGCCTCCTCCGCCGCGCGTATCGCCGCGGTGGAACTGCTGCTGGACGGCGAGGTCTCCAAGGCCCGAAGGGTCATGAGGAACCTCGCACCGGGACTGCTCGACCCCGAGACCGCCCGGGTTTTCGTCGTCGAGACCTCGCCCACCCGGCGGGACGCCGCAGTGCGCCGCTGCGAAACCGCCACGGCCGGTCACGCCCTGGTCGTCGCCGATCCGCGCCAGCACGACCGGATCCTCGTGATCCACCCGGTCCGGCCCGGCGAGGCCGACGACATCGTTGCCGCCGAACTCACGCGCCTGGTCTCCGCGCTCGGCGCCGACGCTTCGCTGGGCGGCAGCGGGGTCTACTCCCTGTCCCTGCTCGCCGACGCCCTCCACGAGGCGACCACCGCCCAGCGGCTCGCCCTCCACCAACCGGACTCCGTAGCCCTGTCCGTGCAGGACACCGACCTGGTCAGCCTGCTCCCGCCGCACGACGCGCAGCTGTGGGCCCGCACTCTGCTGCAGCCCCTTATGCAGACCGACACGCAGTGGGAGCAGCTCCGCGAGACCCTGCCCACCGCACTTGCCTACCCCTACACCGTCGCCGCCCGCCGTCTGGACCTGCACCGCAACACCGTGACCCGGCGGGTGGCGCGCGCCGCGGAACTGCTGAACAAGGACTTCGCCGCCCTGCGGGACCGCATCGCCGTCGGCCTGGCTCTGGAGGTCGTCACCCACCGGGAACTGCCTGAGCCCCCGGCCGGGCTGCTCGGCACCGAGGCCCCGTCGCTGCGGGCGCTGCTCGACGCTCCCCAGATCTACGCCTGGGCCGAGACGCTGCTGAGCTCTGCCCGCGCAGACCGGCGCGGTCTGCTCACCACGGCGACGGCCTGGCTCACCTTCGACGCGCACCTTGAACCGACCGCGCGCGCCCTGGGCCTGTCGGAGGCCACGGTCCGCTCCCACATCAGGGCGCTGGAAGGCTATCTGTCCCGTGACCTCTCGTCGCTGAGCGGCATGCGCGACCTGCAGTTCGCGCTGTACCTCGTGACGGGCGAGCCCAACATCCCGGCGGCCGGCCGCGAACTGTGCGCCGCCTGA
- a CDS encoding FAD-dependent oxidoreductase encodes MRRAVVLGGSFAGLLAARVLHDFADEVTILEPDRERAPTTRSGVPHRDQLHALLAMGHEQLERFFPALTDEMAKAGAHLGSGEQIQFYIDGKLKPTVPDMCMIGATRTFIEDHVRRRVLDLPRIKVLPHRSTGVRVNAGRVDAISYVTAEGHRDELPADFTVDAMGRSSRLSRWLEKEGWPAPRVERMPIELGYATARFHRGHELPDTVIAHSTPGPASNYLPSVCEPGALTAVENDRWNVVLAGYTGYRPTSDPSAFLTRMRRCVAPIQQVADLCTMDGEPTAFHVRDSRRRHYLELPRLPGGLAVTGDALVSVNPIYGQGLTLSALQAAALDRYLRSGTSPHHPATGYFRRANTVVSAAWQLSTTADLAQPHVTGPYPLGYSVLRWAADRVTEASIVDAEINRTFMDVLHMRRHPRALTHPRILLRTARTLATRTT; translated from the coding sequence GTGCGACGGGCCGTCGTACTCGGAGGATCTTTCGCAGGGCTGCTCGCAGCCCGGGTTCTCCACGACTTCGCCGACGAAGTCACCATTCTCGAACCCGACCGTGAACGGGCACCCACCACCCGCTCCGGCGTACCGCACCGCGATCAGCTGCACGCCCTGCTGGCCATGGGCCACGAACAGCTGGAGCGCTTCTTCCCCGCCCTGACCGACGAGATGGCCAAGGCCGGCGCGCACCTGGGCAGCGGAGAGCAGATCCAGTTCTACATCGACGGCAAACTCAAGCCCACCGTCCCCGACATGTGCATGATCGGCGCCACCCGCACATTCATCGAAGACCATGTACGCCGACGTGTCCTGGACCTTCCCCGGATCAAGGTCCTGCCACACCGGTCGACGGGGGTGCGCGTGAACGCCGGCCGCGTGGACGCCATCTCCTACGTCACGGCCGAGGGGCACCGCGACGAACTGCCTGCCGACTTCACCGTGGATGCGATGGGACGCTCCAGCCGCCTGAGCCGGTGGCTGGAGAAGGAAGGATGGCCGGCGCCACGGGTCGAGCGCATGCCCATCGAACTCGGCTACGCCACCGCCCGCTTCCACCGCGGCCACGAACTGCCCGACACCGTCATCGCGCACTCAACTCCCGGACCCGCCAGCAACTACCTGCCGTCCGTATGCGAGCCCGGTGCCCTCACCGCCGTCGAGAACGACCGGTGGAACGTCGTCCTGGCCGGCTACACCGGCTACCGGCCCACCAGCGACCCCTCCGCCTTCCTCACCCGCATGCGCCGCTGCGTGGCCCCCATCCAGCAGGTCGCTGACCTGTGCACCATGGACGGCGAACCCACCGCCTTCCACGTCCGCGACAGCCGCCGCCGCCACTACCTGGAACTGCCCCGACTGCCCGGTGGCCTCGCCGTGACCGGCGACGCGCTCGTCTCGGTCAACCCCATCTACGGGCAAGGACTAACCCTCAGTGCCCTCCAGGCCGCGGCCCTCGACCGGTATCTGCGCTCCGGCACGAGCCCACACCACCCGGCGACCGGCTACTTCCGCCGCGCCAACACCGTGGTCAGCGCCGCCTGGCAGCTGTCCACCACCGCCGATCTCGCACAGCCGCACGTCACCGGCCCCTACCCGCTCGGCTACTCCGTCCTACGCTGGGCCGCCGACCGCGTCACCGAAGCCTCCATCGTGGACGCCGAGATCAACCGCACCTTCATGGACGTCCTGCACATGCGCCGGCACCCCCGCGCCCTGACCCACCCCCGCATCCTGCTGCGCACCGCGCGCACGCTCGCCACTCGCACCACCTAG
- a CDS encoding helix-turn-helix domain-containing protein, translated as METSGATGGVNDVAEKVAALKDQIEQLGMTVDELIDFPDVAKRAALPEGVIRRLFAGEIVPSEEIDLPFSERLQHLVPTKLREDGKRYTQGQIAEYVGVTVATIQNLLRGTRNPGLDVASKLETFFEVPAGRLSRDGSDALVSALDRTVEGVMLMAQLKGIELSNLSLRGGSPLVGDDALAKAVRSALNEADAQRRAAPTEILEAREIGEELQKIPEEERPSFKDMVMHSARMWRRRHH; from the coding sequence ATGGAAACGTCCGGCGCCACTGGCGGGGTGAACGATGTTGCCGAGAAGGTAGCCGCGCTCAAGGACCAAATCGAGCAGCTGGGCATGACGGTCGACGAACTCATCGACTTCCCGGACGTGGCCAAGCGGGCCGCACTCCCGGAGGGGGTCATCCGCCGTCTCTTCGCCGGCGAAATCGTCCCGTCCGAAGAGATCGACCTGCCCTTCTCAGAACGCCTTCAGCACCTCGTGCCGACCAAGCTGCGCGAGGACGGCAAGCGCTACACCCAGGGTCAGATCGCCGAATACGTCGGCGTCACTGTGGCCACCATCCAGAACCTCCTGCGAGGTACGCGCAATCCCGGCCTCGATGTGGCGAGCAAACTCGAGACGTTCTTCGAGGTGCCGGCGGGGCGGCTCTCTCGTGACGGCAGTGACGCCCTGGTCAGTGCGCTTGACCGCACGGTTGAGGGTGTCATGTTGATGGCCCAGCTCAAGGGGATCGAGCTCAGCAACCTGTCCCTGCGCGGCGGCAGCCCGCTGGTCGGCGACGACGCCTTGGCGAAGGCCGTCCGCAGCGCGCTGAATGAAGCGGACGCTCAGCGGCGCGCAGCGCCCACCGAGATCCTCGAGGCCCGCGAAATCGGCGAGGAACTGCAGAAGATCCCCGAGGAAGAGCGCCCCTCCTTCAAGGACATGGTGATGCACTCGGCCAGGATGTGGCGCCGGCGCCACCACTGA
- a CDS encoding MAB_1171c family putative transporter produces the protein MSDLVITAVYLLMATVFLVIAGWKGLAFLREPSLTLALMTAAFFLGGLVYAMASPAGYRFIGDVFNQPWAATLPIYVGILLCYADTHILTLLWTPASTTPRRRIRQLVAAWSTAYAAAITAMTLTFLHAKLDGPADPLKFNTQQANDPAALAFLAILLTVLSCGTLNTFLRVRRTAPEDPKIAHAMRWFGGSMLVTFGYVICSAPAITAAAFGYQQLEGVGVAGAGFGILGCLGTCYGMTGAAVTAWLKERRDIRLLQPLWNLVVRDVDQRFAFSPASAEPPRWVNVRFGLHRRIIEILDGIRELRSWADADVGQALSDPQDEPLAEQDLEAIRTAAILRDAVARYQASRTKTSAHTMPRPAPTGTAQDFPGADIEAQDERARLVQVARYLNHPLVAQAVDLAAQRREAGLTATAPSRGDTPEHR, from the coding sequence GTGTCTGACCTGGTCATCACGGCCGTCTACCTGCTCATGGCGACGGTGTTCCTGGTGATCGCTGGCTGGAAAGGGCTCGCCTTCCTGCGCGAGCCCAGCCTCACCCTCGCCCTGATGACCGCCGCCTTCTTCCTCGGCGGCCTCGTCTACGCCATGGCATCACCAGCTGGCTACCGCTTCATCGGCGACGTCTTCAACCAGCCCTGGGCAGCCACGCTGCCGATCTACGTCGGCATCCTGCTCTGCTACGCCGACACCCACATCCTCACCCTGCTCTGGACTCCGGCGAGCACGACACCACGCCGCCGGATCCGTCAGCTCGTCGCCGCCTGGAGTACGGCCTACGCAGCCGCAATTACGGCGATGACCCTCACCTTTCTGCACGCCAAGCTCGATGGCCCGGCAGACCCGCTGAAGTTCAACACGCAGCAAGCCAACGACCCGGCCGCACTCGCCTTCCTGGCGATCCTGCTGACCGTCCTGTCCTGCGGCACGCTCAACACGTTCCTGCGCGTACGGCGCACCGCCCCGGAAGACCCGAAGATCGCTCACGCCATGCGGTGGTTCGGCGGGTCCATGCTCGTCACCTTCGGCTACGTCATCTGCTCCGCACCCGCCATCACGGCCGCAGCATTCGGGTACCAGCAGCTGGAGGGAGTCGGCGTCGCCGGTGCTGGCTTCGGCATCCTCGGCTGTCTGGGCACCTGCTACGGCATGACGGGAGCCGCCGTGACGGCCTGGCTCAAAGAACGCCGCGACATCCGGCTCCTGCAGCCGCTGTGGAACCTCGTCGTGCGCGACGTCGACCAGCGGTTCGCCTTCAGCCCGGCCAGTGCCGAGCCGCCTCGGTGGGTCAACGTCCGCTTCGGATTGCACCGGCGCATCATCGAGATCCTCGACGGCATCCGCGAACTGCGTTCCTGGGCCGATGCCGACGTCGGCCAGGCCCTGAGTGACCCCCAGGACGAACCGCTCGCGGAGCAGGACCTGGAGGCGATCAGGACAGCGGCCATCCTGAGGGACGCCGTCGCGCGCTACCAGGCATCCCGGACCAAGACTTCCGCGCACACCATGCCGAGGCCAGCGCCGACCGGCACCGCACAGGATTTTCCGGGCGCAGATATCGAAGCTCAGGACGAACGCGCTCGCCTCGTCCAGGTCGCCCGTTACCTCAACCACCCGCTCGTGGCCCAAGCCGTGGACCTCGCAGCCCAGCGTCGTGAGGCCGGCCTCACAGCCACAGCGCCCTCACGCGGCGATACTCCTGAGCATCGGTAG